The Arthrobacter sp. OAP107 DNA segment CCCCTACCGTCGTCGGCCACGGGGAGGAAGGCCCGGCGTCCAGACGCGAAAATCCAGAAGCCGACAGCCGCAATGGCGAACGCCGCAGACCCCGCAATGGCAGCACGCCAGCCGGCCAGTTCGGCCAGTGGGGCGGTGGCAACGGAGGTAGCAAACGAGCCGACGTTCAGGGCGGCCGTGTAGATGCCCATGGCGGTCCCCTGGCGCCGCGGCGAGAAGTCCCGCCGGATGATCAGTGGCACCGCGATGTTGCCCACGGTGATGGCGAGGCCCAGGATGACCGTACCCGCCATCACCATGGCGCCGCCGCCGGCCGAGCGGACAGCCACGCCGGCGAGGACGCCCGCGAGCGTCAGGGTTATGGCAAGTTCCGCGCCGAACCGGCGCCCGGCGAGCGAGGCAAGGGGTGCCGCGAGTGAGAAGCACAGCACCGGAATCCCGGTCAGCAGGCCAAGCTCAACGGGCGAGAATCCCAGCTCCTGCTGCATCGGCCCCAGCACCGGCGCCACCGCCACGAAGGGGCCGCGCATGTTGAGGGCGATGAGGCCAATGCACGCGAGCAGGATCCAGCTGCGGGGAACCTTCGTTCCAATGCTGTCCCTCATAGGGCGCGGAGGTCAGGGTGCCGGAAGCGGGAAAGGGTTTTCATCACTCCCATTGCTATCATGCGGCGCACCGAGGGGCGGAAAGGCGGCGGGGCCGCAAGTGTCCGTTCGCGCCCAATCAGGAGCTTAGGGGGCGTGCAGGAACCAGTCCCGCGGGGCGTTGCTGACGCCCGGTGCCTCGCGGAACCGACCCGGTTGCGCCACCCAGCCCACGCCGTTGGCGATCACCTGCTGGATCTGCGGCTGGTGGTACACCGGGTACTCCTGGTCGCCCGGGCTGAAGTAGAAGATCCGCCCCTTGCCCCGCGTGAACGTCACGCCCGAGCGAAAGACCTCGCCGCCTTCGAAGGAGCTGATGAAGATGAGGTCGTCGGGCTCGGGAATGTCGAAGAGCTCGCCGTACATCTCCTGCTTCGGGATCACGATCGGGCTTTCCACTCCGGCGGCGATCGGATGCGAGGGCTTCACGGTCCACACGAGTTCCCGCTCGCCTTCGTTCCGCCACTTCAGCGAGCACGTGGTGCCCAGCAGTTTCGTGAAGACCTTGGCGAAATGTCCGGAGTGCAGCACGATGAGACCCATGCCGCCCAGGACGTGCCGCTGGACCCTCTCCACCACTTCGTCGCTGACCTCGCCGTGGGCAACGTGCCCCCACCACAGGAGCACGTCCGTGGCGGCGAGGGTCTCCTCGGACAGGCCGTGCTCCGGGTCCGCCAGCGTGGCGGTGGTGATGCCGGAGTCCGGGTAGAAACCCTTGAGTCCATCCGCGATGGCGCCGTGCATGCCCTTGGGGTACATCTCAGCCATGGTTTCCGGCTGGTTGTTCGCCTCATGGACGCCTTCGTTCCATACCAGGATGTTGAGTTTGTCGGTCATGTCAGAGCCTCACTTCACGCTGTTCGAGGGCGGATTTGTAGCAGGCGTCGAGCACCAGGGCCCGGGTCAGGGCCAGTGAGCCGTCGTGGGCGCCCCACACGGTCTCGCCGCCCCGGACGGCGTCCACGAAGTCCTCCACCACGGCCTGGTGCGCCCGGCCGGGCTCCGCCACCACCACGTAGTCGGCGTTCTCGCCGTCTTTTTCCTTGAAGATCCTGACATCCGCGACGGGGACGTTGGAGGCGCCGACGGCGCGGAGTTCCGCTCCGCCGTCGGTGCCGTAGACGGTGAAGTCCATCAGGTCCTCCTCGTCCCGGTAGGCTGCCCAGCCCGCTTCGAGGATCAGCGTGCCGCCGCCCTCCAGCCGGATGAACGCCGAGGCGAAGTCCTCCACCTCAAACTTGTGGGAGGACTTCATGGCCGTGTAGCGGGCGTTGCCGCCCAGGCCACGGGGCCCCAGTTCGGAATGGGTCGACGCCGAGACCGAGAGGACGCGGGGTTCGCCCAGCAGGTGTAGGGCATAGTCCAGGACGTGGACGCCGATGTCGGCCAGCGGTCCCCCGCCGGCCAGCGCGGGGTTGGTGAACCAGCTGCCCAGCATGGGGATCCCCTGCCGGCGCAGCCACGATGCCTTGGCGTAGTACGGCCGGCCGAGTTCGCCGTCGTCGATGATGCTTTTCAGCTTTTGGATATCGCCGCGGCGGCGGTGGTTGAAGGCCACGTCCAGGACCCGTCCGGCCTTCCGCGCGGCCTCCACCATCTGGAGGCCCTCTTCGCCGTTCCGAGCCAGGGGCTTTTCGCTCAGGACGTGCAGCCCCCGTTCCAGGGCGGCGATGGCGATCGGGGCGTGCAGGAAGGTGGGCACGGCCACGCTGACGGCGTCGAGCCCGTCGAGCTCGACCAGGTCCTCCCAGCGGGCAAACGTGTGCGGGACGCTGTACTGGTCCTTAATTTTCCTCAGCAGCTCCTCTTCCATCGCGGCGACCGCAACCAGCTCCACGCCGTCAATCTTCTTGTACGCCTCGATGTGCTGCTGGCCGGCCCAGCCGATCCCTACGACGCCAACCCGCAAGGCCGCGTTTTTCTGCGTGCTCAATGTTCAAGACTCCGTTTCCGCTTGGATGTGAAAGTTGGTCTTACGTTGGCGGGCCGGTCCTACCCCGTGGCCTGCAGCGTGGCTTCGATAACCGTAGGGGAAAGCACGTGCTGCGTGACCATCTGGCTCGCGCCCAGTACGGCCGCCTGGCCGCCGGCCATCGACAGGCCGATGCGCAGGTGCGTGGTGGCAAGCGGCAGCGACCTGCGATAGACCACTTCGCGGACACCGGCCATGAGGTGCTCGCCGGCCTGGCCAAGGCTTCCGCCCACCACAATGACCGACGGGTTCAGCAGGTTCACCACCGTGGCGAGCACGTCACCCACGTCCCGGCCGGCCTGGCGCAGCGCCTGGATAGCTTGCAGGTTGCCCTCGGCCACCAGGCGCAGGACGTCCGCCCCGCCCACAGCCTCCAGGCCCTGTGCGGCCAGCGCCCTTGCCACGGCAGGGCCGGACGCCAGCGCCTCAAGGCAGCCGTAGTTGCCGCACCGGCACAGGACGTCGTCGCCCCTGGGCACGCGGACGTGGCCCAGGTCGCCGGCGGTGCCGTTGGCGCCGCGCTGCAGTTCACCGCTGCTGATGATGCCGGCGCCGATGCCCGTGGCCACCTTGATAAACAGGAAGTTGTCGTGCTCCGGCCAGTGGGCTGTGCGTTCACCCAGTGCCATGATGTTCACGTCGTTGTCCACCAGCACGGCCACGGGGAACGAGCGCTGAACGTAGCTGACCACGTCGAACCCGTCCCAACCCGGCATGATGGGCGGCTTCACGGGCATGCCGGTGGCGTGCTCCACGGGCCCCGGCAGGCCGATTCCTACACCGGCAACGTCGCCTGCCGTCCGTCCGGTTTCCGCCAGCAATGACGTCGCCTCGGTAACGAGCCGGCCCAGCACGGCCTCCGGACCCTCGGCCACATCCTGGGCCAGCCGCCGTTCGCTGAGGATGTTTCCGCCCAGGTCAGTCACCGCAATAATCACGTGGGTGGCGCCGACGTCGACAGCAAGCACTGCCCGGGCGGCAGGCTTGAAGGCAAAGCGCGACGGCGGCCTGCCGCCGCTCGACGACGCCTCACCGGCAGGGCCCACCAACCCCGACGCAATCAGCGCATCAATGCGGGAAGCCACCGTGGAGCGGGCAAGTCCCGTGGTCAGCGCCAGTTCCGCCCGGGTCCGGGCCTTGCCGTCGCGGAGCAGCTGAAACAGGTCACCGGCACGGGACAGACTGCCCGTACCGTCGGTGGAAACCGGCTCCGCAGTCTGGCCATTACCCGTTCGTGGACTCATGGGTTCAGTGATAGCACGAATGCTTCTGAGTGTCACAGGACGAAAAGAATATCGACAACTTTCCGACTTTTGCTTGACCCTCGTCAAAAGTGGTCCTACGTTGAGTCGGATAGACAGACCTGCAAAGGAGAGCGCCATGTCTTACTCACTCCAGCTGTACACCGTCCGCAACTCGATCCAGGCGGACCTGCCCGGCACTATCCGGAAGGTGGCGGAGATCGGTTTCACGCAGGTGGAGCCCTACAACTTCGTGGCCACGGCCCAGGAGCTGGGCGCCGCACTGAAGGAGAACGGCCTGACCGCCCCGTCCGGCCACGCGCCGCTGCTGAGCCAGGACCAGGACCAGATCTTCGCTGCAGCCAAAGCCCTCGGTATCAGCACGGTGATCGAACCGTATATCACGGCCGAGCACTGGCAGGACGCGGAGACCATCCAGGCCACCGCCGCCAAGCTCAACGCCGCCGCCAAGAAGGGCGCCGAGTACGGTATCCGCGTCGGCTACCACAACCACGCGTGGGAGCTCGAGTCCACCATCGAAGGCCAGACCGCGCTGGAGTACTTCGAAGGCCTGCTGGACCCCGAACTGGTCCTGGAAGTGGACACCTACTGGGTGGCCGTGGGCGGCCAGGACCCGGTGGACATCCTGGCCAAGCTGGGTGACCGGGTGAAGTTCATCCACATCAAGGACGGCCCGCTGACCACCGACACCAAGGCCCAGCAACCGGCCGGCCAGGGCCAGATCCCGGTCTGGGACGTCATCGGAGCGGCGAAGTCGCTGGAAGCGGGCGTCGTGGAATTTGATGACTATTCCGGGGACATCTTCGACGGCATCAGCCAGTCGCTGGCTTTCCTGACCTCCGCCAAGGCCACCGAAGGGGCACAGGCATGAGCGGCACCGCGTCCGCTCCGTCTTCCGTCCGGGGGCCGGTCGGCGTCGGCGTCATCGGCGCCGGCAACATCAGCAAGCAGTACCTGGACAACCTGACCGTCTTCCCGGACCTCAAGGTCCTGGTCATCGCCGATCTCTTCGAGGAGGCGGCCGAGGCGCGGGCGAAGGAATACGGCATTCCGGAGTGGGGTGGCGTGGACGCCGCACTGAACCATCCCGACGTCGAAATCATCGTCAACCTGACCATCCCGGCCGCGCACGTGGAGGTCGCGACGGCGGCGGTGAAC contains these protein-coding regions:
- a CDS encoding MFS transporter — translated: MRDSIGTKVPRSWILLACIGLIALNMRGPFVAVAPVLGPMQQELGFSPVELGLLTGIPVLCFSLAAPLASLAGRRFGAELAITLTLAGVLAGVAVRSAGGGAMVMAGTVILGLAITVGNIAVPLIIRRDFSPRRQGTAMGIYTAALNVGSFATSVATAPLAELAGWRAAIAGSAAFAIAAVGFWIFASGRRAFLPVADDGRGGPPAAGRPASRWITVGLTVGFAGQAISYYGVTAWLPSLLSDVLGMTPAAAGAASSLFQIMAIAGGLGVPLAARFMSTTAVAVTLSAMWLTVPLGLLFAPQLWWLWSSLGGVAQGGGITLIFIAIIKLARDQASAGRMSAIVQGVGYGVAALAPTVVGYVHSASGTWSMPLLVILGSVLAFFVSTTLSVRKVPRQR
- a CDS encoding ThuA domain-containing protein; translation: MTDKLNILVWNEGVHEANNQPETMAEMYPKGMHGAIADGLKGFYPDSGITTATLADPEHGLSEETLAATDVLLWWGHVAHGEVSDEVVERVQRHVLGGMGLIVLHSGHFAKVFTKLLGTTCSLKWRNEGERELVWTVKPSHPIAAGVESPIVIPKQEMYGELFDIPEPDDLIFISSFEGGEVFRSGVTFTRGKGRIFYFSPGDQEYPVYHQPQIQQVIANGVGWVAQPGRFREAPGVSNAPRDWFLHAP
- a CDS encoding Gfo/Idh/MocA family oxidoreductase; the protein is MSTQKNAALRVGVVGIGWAGQQHIEAYKKIDGVELVAVAAMEEELLRKIKDQYSVPHTFARWEDLVELDGLDAVSVAVPTFLHAPIAIAALERGLHVLSEKPLARNGEEGLQMVEAARKAGRVLDVAFNHRRRGDIQKLKSIIDDGELGRPYYAKASWLRRQGIPMLGSWFTNPALAGGGPLADIGVHVLDYALHLLGEPRVLSVSASTHSELGPRGLGGNARYTAMKSSHKFEVEDFASAFIRLEGGGTLILEAGWAAYRDEEDLMDFTVYGTDGGAELRAVGASNVPVADVRIFKEKDGENADYVVVAEPGRAHQAVVEDFVDAVRGGETVWGAHDGSLALTRALVLDACYKSALEQREVRL
- a CDS encoding ROK family transcriptional regulator, translated to MSPRTGNGQTAEPVSTDGTGSLSRAGDLFQLLRDGKARTRAELALTTGLARSTVASRIDALIASGLVGPAGEASSSGGRPPSRFAFKPAARAVLAVDVGATHVIIAVTDLGGNILSERRLAQDVAEGPEAVLGRLVTEATSLLAETGRTAGDVAGVGIGLPGPVEHATGMPVKPPIMPGWDGFDVVSYVQRSFPVAVLVDNDVNIMALGERTAHWPEHDNFLFIKVATGIGAGIISSGELQRGANGTAGDLGHVRVPRGDDVLCRCGNYGCLEALASGPAVARALAAQGLEAVGGADVLRLVAEGNLQAIQALRQAGRDVGDVLATVVNLLNPSVIVVGGSLGQAGEHLMAGVREVVYRRSLPLATTHLRIGLSMAGGQAAVLGASQMVTQHVLSPTVIEATLQATG
- a CDS encoding sugar phosphate isomerase/epimerase, translating into MSYSLQLYTVRNSIQADLPGTIRKVAEIGFTQVEPYNFVATAQELGAALKENGLTAPSGHAPLLSQDQDQIFAAAKALGISTVIEPYITAEHWQDAETIQATAAKLNAAAKKGAEYGIRVGYHNHAWELESTIEGQTALEYFEGLLDPELVLEVDTYWVAVGGQDPVDILAKLGDRVKFIHIKDGPLTTDTKAQQPAGQGQIPVWDVIGAAKSLEAGVVEFDDYSGDIFDGISQSLAFLTSAKATEGAQA